The Candidatus Eremiobacterota bacterium genome contains a region encoding:
- the gabT gene encoding 4-aminobutyrate--2-oxoglutarate transaminase — MKSKGIPGKRSFELIKVKEQYVPRGVFNIVPVFMKEAKGAAITDVDGTVLIDFAGGLGVLNIGHCHEEVVQAVKEQADRFLHGCFHVTMYESYVRLAEKLAEIAPGEFHKKSMFVNSGAEAVENAVKVARSATGRKGIIVFEAGFHGRTYLTMTMTSKVRPYKFGFGALAPEVYRIPYPYCYRCPVGRERAGCSMECLEFFTKFFAAHADPKEIAAVIIEPVTGEGGFIPAPPEYMEGLQKICREHGILFVADEVQTGFGRTGAFFASEHSGISPDIIISAKSLAGGLPLGAVTGKAELMDAPMVGGLGGTFGGNPLSCAAALKVIEVMQRKGFMKKARDQGKLIRDRLVQMERKYPLIGDVRGMGPMMAIELVKDRKKKTPASTETASIVKECHQRGLVILKAGIYDNVIRILAPLVTEKDLLVKGLDILEESMAAAKVTH, encoded by the coding sequence ATGAAAAGCAAAGGTATCCCCGGGAAAAGATCTTTTGAGCTCATCAAGGTAAAAGAGCAGTATGTGCCGAGAGGCGTCTTCAATATAGTGCCGGTCTTCATGAAAGAGGCGAAAGGCGCCGCGATAACCGACGTGGACGGCACCGTCCTCATAGACTTTGCAGGGGGGCTCGGGGTGCTCAACATAGGCCACTGCCATGAGGAAGTGGTCCAGGCCGTGAAGGAACAGGCAGACAGGTTCCTCCATGGATGCTTTCACGTGACCATGTATGAATCTTATGTGAGGCTTGCCGAGAAACTCGCGGAGATAGCGCCGGGAGAATTTCACAAAAAGTCCATGTTCGTGAACAGCGGCGCCGAGGCCGTTGAAAACGCCGTCAAGGTGGCCCGCAGCGCCACGGGAAGAAAAGGGATCATCGTATTTGAGGCGGGCTTCCACGGGAGAACCTATCTCACCATGACCATGACGAGCAAGGTGAGGCCCTATAAATTCGGCTTCGGCGCACTTGCGCCGGAGGTATACAGGATACCTTATCCTTACTGCTACAGGTGCCCTGTGGGAAGGGAGCGGGCAGGCTGTTCCATGGAATGCCTTGAGTTCTTCACGAAGTTCTTCGCCGCACACGCGGACCCCAAAGAGATCGCCGCCGTGATAATTGAGCCTGTCACCGGCGAGGGCGGCTTTATCCCTGCCCCGCCGGAATATATGGAGGGCCTTCAGAAGATCTGCAGGGAGCACGGCATTCTCTTCGTCGCTGACGAGGTGCAGACAGGCTTCGGCCGGACAGGCGCTTTCTTCGCCTCCGAGCACTCCGGAATCTCTCCTGATATTATCATTTCGGCAAAATCGCTGGCAGGGGGACTTCCTCTCGGAGCTGTCACGGGAAAAGCAGAGCTGATGGACGCTCCCATGGTGGGGGGGCTGGGCGGAACATTCGGCGGAAACCCCCTTTCATGCGCGGCTGCCCTCAAAGTCATTGAGGTAATGCAGAGGAAAGGCTTCATGAAGAAGGCCCGGGACCAGGGCAAGCTCATCAGGGACCGCCTGGTTCAGATGGAGAGGAAATATCCCCTCATCGGCGACGTGAGGGGAATGGGCCCCATGATGGCAATAGAGCTGGTGAAAGACAGGAAAAAGAAGACTCCTGCCAGCACAGAGACGGCCTCGATAGTAAAAGAGTGCCACCAGAGAGGGCTTGTCATCCTCAAGGCAGGCATCTATGACAATGTCATAAGAATCCTGGCGCCCCTGGTAACAGAGAAAGACCTTCTCGTGAAAGGCCTTGACATCCTTGAAGAATCGATGGCGGCAGCGAAAGTCACTCACTAG
- a CDS encoding CYTH domain-containing protein, whose amino-acid sequence MGKEIERKFLVNGDDWRSLAEGVPYRQGYLSTVRERTVRVRTVGDEGFLTIKGLTTGVSRPEYEYPIPGAEANELLTNLCEKPLIEKNRYKIARGGVTWEIDEFSGENEGLIIAEVELHDEHQSLEIPPWIGEEVSGDPRYFNSNLTKNPYRNWNKTATRGE is encoded by the coding sequence ATGGGGAAGGAAATAGAGAGAAAGTTTCTTGTAAATGGCGATGACTGGAGGAGCCTTGCAGAAGGAGTGCCTTACCGCCAGGGCTATCTTTCCACGGTGAGGGAGCGCACCGTAAGGGTCCGCACCGTTGGCGACGAAGGCTTTCTCACCATCAAGGGACTCACCACGGGGGTGAGCAGGCCAGAATATGAATACCCTATCCCTGGTGCGGAAGCCAACGAACTGCTGACAAACCTCTGTGAAAAGCCCCTGATTGAAAAGAACAGGTACAAAATAGCAAGGGGCGGCGTGACGTGGGAGATTGACGAGTTCTCCGGCGAGAACGAGGGCCTTATAATCGCCGAGGTGGAGCTCCACGACGAGCATCAGTCACTCGAGATCCCGCCCTGGATAGGTGAAGAGGTCTCCGGTGATCCGCGCTACTTTAATTCCAATCTCACGAAAAACCCTTACAGGAACTGGAATAAAACCGCCACCCGGGGGGAGTGA
- a CDS encoding hybrid sensor histidine kinase/response regulator, whose amino-acid sequence MTISNGQRALAASSIILIVDDVPGNLEILGSLLSEAGFEISVATNGMQALTAAVKAPPALILMDVSMPEMDGYSACERLKANPLTADIPIIFLTAHSGESEIVRGFEAGGVDYITKPFKSAELMARILTHLELRQSRERIRHQNDALMEINEKLARSEEGLLLANSMKDKFFSILAHDLKNPVTLFYQVSTLLLEKDMLDEESSLRYLRSLHDAASNLRNLLDNLLTWARSQAGRIDFEPSPQRIAPLAREVLSLLAPGARQKGISVTMEIADDTAATFDENMVGTVLRNLISNAIKFTSEGGAVTLAVEKRGDFLALSVTDTGIGMTVADLGKLFRIDVHQSTIGTGREKGTGLGLILCKEFVEKHGGTIEVQSEPGRGSIFTFTLPC is encoded by the coding sequence ATGACGATCTCCAATGGGCAGAGAGCGCTGGCGGCGAGCAGCATCATCCTGATAGTCGATGACGTGCCCGGAAATCTTGAGATCCTGGGCAGCCTCCTGAGCGAGGCAGGCTTCGAGATATCAGTGGCGACAAACGGTATGCAGGCCCTCACCGCCGCCGTCAAGGCTCCCCCGGCTCTCATCCTCATGGATGTGAGCATGCCGGAGATGGACGGCTACTCTGCCTGCGAGAGGCTCAAGGCCAATCCCCTCACGGCCGACATTCCCATAATCTTCCTCACTGCCCACAGCGGCGAAAGCGAGATCGTCCGGGGCTTTGAGGCAGGCGGCGTTGACTATATCACCAAGCCCTTCAAATCCGCCGAGCTTATGGCCAGGATACTGACACATCTCGAGCTGAGGCAGTCCAGGGAGCGCATAAGGCATCAGAACGATGCGCTCATGGAGATAAACGAGAAGCTCGCCAGGTCTGAGGAAGGACTGCTCCTGGCCAACAGCATGAAGGATAAATTCTTTTCCATCCTGGCCCATGACCTCAAGAATCCTGTCACGCTCTTCTACCAGGTCTCCACTCTTCTGCTTGAAAAAGACATGCTGGACGAGGAGAGCAGTCTCAGGTATCTCAGGTCTCTCCACGACGCCGCTTCCAACCTTCGCAATCTTCTTGACAACCTTCTCACATGGGCGCGCTCCCAGGCCGGGAGGATAGATTTTGAGCCCTCCCCTCAGCGTATCGCCCCTCTTGCCCGTGAAGTGCTCTCACTGCTGGCTCCTGGAGCCAGGCAGAAGGGCATCTCTGTCACAATGGAGATTGCAGACGATACCGCTGCCACCTTCGATGAGAACATGGTGGGCACCGTTCTCAGGAACCTTATCTCCAACGCGATAAAATTCACCAGCGAAGGGGGCGCCGTGACGCTCGCAGTGGAAAAGCGGGGGGATTTCCTGGCTCTTTCCGTCACCGATACCGGCATCGGCATGACGGTGGCCGATCTTGGCAAGCTCTTCAGGATTGATGTGCATCAGAGCACAATCGGGACAGGGCGGGAAAAAGGCACGGGCCTGGGCCTTATCCTCTGCAAGGAGTTCGTGGAGAAGCATGGCGGCACCATTGAGGTGCAGAGCGAGCCCGGCAGGGGAAGCATCTTCACCTTCACGCTCCCCTGCTGA
- a CDS encoding cytosine permease — translation MSNLESHDPGLEARVKEEAIFGRLPLLPSEREYSLYGISATGFAYAVATWCFLIGGYASSYVGAVQGLVVLIAGCVIGVAISAVASALACNRYGIEQIDFTKSCFGQRGSKIILVFYVINQVGWTGLILVMMARGVKNVIESAGFHPGPLFVHLVTLAGIVVAYAIIIRGVHILNMFNSIITPLLVAVCIFLFYVIFSRFGWAALVKALPLNPEPDAHVNYALAFECGLGAGFSWWPGIGFLARNTDTQRNSFYPQVITMGLLMGVVCCTGLFSGLLFQQGDPTVWMLKVGGLTFGVISLLLVASANISASSIMMYTAELALRHVKYLRGFSWKALTVITFLPLLAFVLFPDPLYERGNAFLPYNATMYVPISGVLLVDYLFLRNRRLNASQLFESHPSGDYFFTGGFNWYALGCMVLGQGLYLWLYNPVTSAYHYPFQYLTASLPAALIPMLLYYFLARIFLVKKGIGGYLEDHGSRPLLEPNI, via the coding sequence ATGAGCAACCTTGAATCCCATGATCCTGGCCTGGAAGCCCGGGTCAAGGAAGAGGCCATTTTCGGCCGCCTCCCGCTCCTGCCTTCCGAGCGTGAATACTCTCTCTATGGCATCTCCGCCACGGGTTTCGCTTATGCCGTTGCTACATGGTGCTTTCTGATAGGCGGCTATGCCTCCTCTTATGTCGGCGCAGTGCAGGGCCTCGTTGTGCTCATTGCAGGATGCGTCATCGGCGTTGCAATCTCCGCAGTCGCCTCCGCTCTTGCCTGCAACAGATATGGCATTGAGCAGATTGATTTCACAAAATCCTGCTTCGGCCAGCGGGGCTCAAAAATCATCCTGGTTTTCTATGTGATAAACCAGGTGGGATGGACAGGGCTCATCCTGGTGATGATGGCAAGAGGCGTCAAGAATGTCATCGAGTCGGCGGGGTTTCACCCGGGACCCCTCTTCGTCCACCTCGTCACTCTCGCCGGGATAGTGGTAGCTTACGCAATTATAATAAGAGGTGTCCATATCCTGAACATGTTCAATTCCATAATCACGCCTCTCCTCGTGGCAGTATGCATCTTCCTTTTCTACGTCATTTTCAGCAGGTTCGGCTGGGCTGCCCTGGTGAAAGCGCTTCCCCTCAACCCCGAGCCCGACGCCCATGTCAATTACGCGCTGGCCTTTGAGTGCGGCCTCGGCGCAGGTTTCTCATGGTGGCCCGGCATAGGGTTCCTTGCCCGCAACACCGATACTCAGCGTAACAGCTTTTATCCCCAGGTTATCACGATGGGACTCCTGATGGGAGTGGTCTGCTGCACGGGGCTTTTCAGCGGGCTCCTGTTCCAGCAGGGCGACCCCACCGTGTGGATGCTCAAAGTAGGCGGCCTCACCTTCGGCGTCATATCCCTGCTCCTCGTGGCATCGGCAAATATCTCGGCAAGCTCGATCATGATGTACACCGCCGAGCTTGCGCTTCGCCATGTGAAGTATCTCAGGGGATTCTCATGGAAAGCCCTTACGGTCATCACTTTTCTCCCGCTCCTGGCTTTTGTGCTCTTCCCTGACCCTCTTTATGAGAGGGGAAACGCTTTCCTTCCTTACAATGCCACCATGTACGTTCCCATTTCAGGCGTCCTGCTCGTGGATTATCTCTTCCTGAGGAATAGGAGGCTCAACGCCTCTCAGCTCTTTGAAAGTCACCCCTCAGGGGACTATTTCTTCACCGGGGGCTTCAACTGGTATGCCCTGGGGTGCATGGTTCTGGGCCAGGGCCTTTATCTCTGGCTTTACAACCCCGTGACCAGCGCTTATCATTATCCCTTCCAGTATCTCACTGCCTCGCTGCCGGCAGCGCTCATCCCCATGCTCCTCTATTATTTCCTGGCCAGGATCTTCCTCGTGAAGAAAGGGATAGGAGGCTACCTCGAAGATCATGGGAGCCGCCCCCTCCTGGAGCCCAACATCTGA
- a CDS encoding NAD(P)/FAD-dependent oxidoreductase yields MKRASSGSCQRGGLAFLVFAAILAVMLFPCRPSFASPAVSKTDVVIVGGGMAGLVAAYELEQKGISCVILEANDRLGGRVATVDYGDGLLSEIGMHEIWEACPLNDYVKKFNLPYSKSEEPYSSCILDGKVYPYVQDTFEEYLKTVLNPEEAKAFSDWRSATEKIYDETVAEKLTPALEPLQKISFAKWVAGQNLPKKTAEFVRLTLECEIATDWSQVSALYGIMQLRQFLHKTEKCRHIKGGNSKITSAFAAAIKGPKILNARVTRIVRTLMPDNTVEVKVHYLLNNRMECINSKAVVVAVSWNHLHSIQMEPTLSKQQWDSVYSLTAGQYYVVHILLDTKANSLLKYDGKLPFPIISRGRLGVIYGVLEEPPAGQKLEVFTLLIHGDYARTYLEPLDAMKKEYLAELEKIWPGFSKYVNAVYFYGYHPGATPAWPVGRSPIDAGTKSLHDPSLGLYLAGDYLYSSHVEGSVMAGRKVAAEIAKALKGK; encoded by the coding sequence ATGAAAAGAGCCAGTTCCGGGAGCTGTCAGAGGGGGGGCCTTGCCTTCCTGGTTTTCGCGGCCATCCTGGCCGTTATGCTTTTTCCCTGCCGCCCATCTTTTGCATCGCCTGCGGTGTCAAAGACGGACGTGGTGATCGTGGGCGGCGGCATGGCAGGGCTTGTGGCTGCCTATGAGCTTGAGCAGAAAGGAATCTCCTGCGTCATACTTGAAGCGAACGATCGCCTGGGAGGCAGGGTCGCCACGGTGGATTACGGCGACGGCCTCCTGTCGGAAATCGGCATGCATGAAATCTGGGAAGCCTGTCCTCTCAACGATTACGTCAAGAAGTTCAATCTCCCCTACAGCAAGTCCGAGGAGCCCTATTCCAGCTGCATCCTTGACGGGAAGGTCTATCCCTATGTCCAGGACACTTTTGAGGAGTACCTGAAAACGGTGCTGAATCCCGAGGAGGCAAAAGCCTTCTCCGACTGGCGGAGCGCCACGGAAAAAATCTATGACGAGACAGTGGCAGAGAAGCTCACTCCGGCCCTTGAGCCTCTCCAGAAGATCTCATTCGCCAAGTGGGTGGCGGGGCAGAACCTTCCCAAGAAGACGGCAGAGTTTGTGCGCCTTACCCTAGAGTGCGAGATAGCGACGGACTGGTCGCAGGTGAGCGCCCTTTACGGCATCATGCAGCTTCGCCAGTTTCTCCACAAAACAGAGAAGTGCCGGCATATCAAGGGTGGAAACAGCAAGATTACCAGCGCCTTCGCGGCGGCCATAAAAGGCCCCAAGATCCTCAACGCGAGGGTCACCAGGATCGTGCGCACCTTGATGCCCGACAACACTGTGGAGGTGAAGGTCCATTACCTTCTCAACAACAGGATGGAGTGCATCAATTCAAAGGCCGTGGTAGTGGCCGTTTCGTGGAACCACCTCCACTCCATCCAGATGGAGCCCACCCTCAGCAAGCAACAATGGGATTCAGTCTATAGCCTCACGGCGGGGCAGTACTATGTGGTGCACATCCTGCTTGACACGAAAGCCAACAGCCTTTTAAAATACGACGGGAAGCTCCCTTTTCCCATCATCTCCCGGGGCCGACTCGGGGTCATCTACGGTGTCCTGGAAGAGCCCCCGGCAGGCCAGAAGCTTGAGGTGTTCACCCTTCTTATCCATGGTGACTATGCAAGAACGTACCTCGAGCCCCTGGACGCCATGAAAAAGGAGTACCTCGCCGAGCTTGAAAAGATATGGCCGGGTTTCTCAAAATATGTCAATGCCGTGTATTTTTACGGGTACCATCCCGGCGCCACACCGGCGTGGCCAGTGGGGAGATCACCCATTGATGCCGGAACAAAGTCACTTCACGACCCATCCCTTGGCCTCTATCTTGCCGGCGATTACCTTTACAGCAGCCACGTGGAAGGAAGCGTGATGGCCGGCAGGAAGGTGGCCGCTGAAATTGCAAAAGCCTTGAAAGGAAAATAG
- a CDS encoding saccharopine dehydrogenase NADP-binding domain-containing protein: MKIAVLGGAGLMGRITVQDLLENPDIEHVTVGELHRKSALAILGNLKDKRLKVESIDIKQHDKLVALIKGHEVVINSTPYLLNLEVMKACLEARVHYLDLGGLFKMTQRQLELSAEFKKAGLIAVLGCGSTPGTTNIMAGYAAGRLDEVVSAEVKIGCADFSRSESPLTPPYTMDTILDEFSLNPVIFEGGKFREVPPLSGEEEVIFPSPVGIQTACYTIHSEVATFPLSFKEKGIKRASFRIAFPVEFYNKIKFLAELGFASDTRRTIHGVEVSPRKFLLSLISELPSPEGDADDCDVIRVEVHGKKNGLKVECRMESIVRPHSRWKVSAGALDTGVPASIIAQMIADGQIRKRGVLPPEVCVDTEQYFKELALREMKVYSVTREEIT; the protein is encoded by the coding sequence ATGAAAATTGCAGTGCTGGGCGGAGCAGGATTGATGGGACGCATTACCGTGCAGGATCTGCTGGAAAATCCCGACATTGAGCATGTCACCGTGGGAGAGCTGCACCGCAAGTCGGCCCTTGCCATCCTGGGAAACCTCAAGGACAAAAGACTGAAAGTGGAGAGCATCGACATAAAGCAGCACGATAAGCTCGTCGCCCTCATAAAAGGCCACGAGGTGGTAATCAACTCCACGCCCTACCTGCTGAATCTCGAGGTGATGAAAGCCTGCCTCGAGGCCCGCGTCCACTACCTTGATCTTGGCGGGCTCTTCAAAATGACGCAGCGCCAGCTGGAGCTTTCTGCCGAATTCAAGAAGGCGGGCCTTATTGCCGTGCTGGGATGCGGGAGCACTCCGGGCACCACAAATATCATGGCAGGTTACGCCGCGGGCAGGCTTGACGAAGTGGTATCCGCAGAGGTAAAAATAGGGTGCGCCGATTTCTCGAGGAGTGAATCGCCCCTCACGCCGCCTTATACCATGGATACCATACTGGATGAGTTTTCCCTGAACCCTGTCATCTTTGAGGGGGGGAAGTTCCGCGAGGTACCGCCGCTCTCCGGTGAGGAGGAAGTGATATTCCCCTCGCCTGTGGGGATACAGACAGCCTGTTATACCATCCACTCTGAAGTGGCCACCTTCCCTCTCTCCTTTAAAGAGAAAGGCATCAAGAGGGCCAGCTTCAGGATCGCTTTCCCCGTGGAGTTTTATAACAAGATAAAGTTTCTCGCCGAGCTGGGATTCGCGAGCGACACCCGCAGGACCATTCATGGAGTGGAGGTGTCTCCGCGGAAATTCCTGCTGTCCCTTATCAGCGAGCTTCCCTCGCCGGAAGGCGACGCCGATGACTGCGATGTCATCAGGGTGGAAGTCCATGGAAAAAAGAACGGCCTGAAGGTGGAATGCCGCATGGAGAGCATAGTCAGGCCCCACAGCCGCTGGAAAGTGAGCGCAGGAGCCCTTGACACCGGTGTTCCGGCTTCCATCATAGCACAGATGATTGCCGACGGGCAGATCAGGAAACGCGGGGTCCTCCCGCCTGAAGTGTGCGTTGATACTGAGCAGTACTTCAAAGAACTGGCCCTGAGAGAGATGAAAGTGTATTCGGTGACGAGAGAAGAGATTACATAA
- a CDS encoding aldehyde dehydrogenase family protein, with the protein MYGHWIEGKMVKGSAQNRIEVKNPATEEVIDTVPSGTLEELDRAVQSAKKAFPQWRKVPGVQKAELLHEIAAKLREQKEDLARILTLEGGKPFRENVDEVTWVAACFDYYAELGRNYMGRVIAPVEPSQLSLVIKEPYGVVACIAPWNYPLLLTSWKVAPALAAGNTVVIKPSSVTPLSTIALHKAFGALPPGVVNIITGSGEKLGMALIRHRDIRMVAFTGSVEAGRKIARTAAEEFKKVHLELGGKDPFVVCEDADLAVATKGVAWAAFLNAGQVCTSTERIYVHKSIAREFTERFVEFTKTLRLGPGMEPTTDIGPMAGESYRKKVEDQIQEAVSQGAALLHGGKRPKKFRKGYFLEPTVLTRVDHTMRIVKEETFGPVAPIMTFKTFDEAIELANDSDYGLGACLYTNDARKVKRFFEEVKAGTIWINDPLSDNDAGPFGGMKSTGGGRELGEEGIEEFRETKHVHWDFEMRAKEWWYPY; encoded by the coding sequence ATGTACGGTCACTGGATCGAAGGAAAAATGGTCAAGGGATCCGCACAGAACAGGATAGAAGTGAAAAACCCCGCCACGGAGGAAGTGATTGACACAGTCCCTTCAGGCACTCTTGAAGAGCTTGACAGGGCGGTGCAATCGGCGAAGAAAGCTTTTCCTCAATGGAGGAAGGTCCCGGGTGTCCAGAAGGCTGAGCTGCTCCACGAAATTGCTGCAAAGCTCCGGGAACAGAAGGAAGATCTTGCGAGGATCCTCACTCTTGAGGGCGGAAAGCCTTTCAGGGAGAACGTCGATGAAGTCACATGGGTGGCTGCATGCTTTGACTATTATGCGGAGTTAGGGAGAAATTATATGGGGCGCGTGATTGCGCCCGTTGAGCCTTCCCAGCTCTCCCTGGTCATCAAGGAGCCTTACGGCGTGGTTGCCTGCATCGCTCCCTGGAATTATCCCCTGCTTCTCACGTCGTGGAAAGTGGCACCTGCGCTTGCAGCAGGAAATACCGTCGTGATAAAGCCTTCAAGCGTCACCCCGCTCTCCACCATAGCCCTCCATAAGGCCTTCGGTGCGCTTCCTCCCGGTGTGGTCAATATAATCACCGGAAGCGGCGAGAAGCTCGGAATGGCTCTCATCAGGCACAGGGACATCAGGATGGTTGCCTTCACGGGGAGCGTCGAGGCGGGGAGAAAGATTGCGAGGACCGCCGCGGAAGAGTTCAAGAAAGTCCACCTGGAGCTGGGAGGAAAAGATCCCTTTGTGGTCTGCGAGGACGCGGATCTCGCCGTCGCCACGAAGGGCGTGGCATGGGCGGCTTTTCTGAATGCGGGCCAGGTCTGCACTTCCACGGAAAGGATCTATGTGCACAAGTCAATAGCCAGGGAGTTCACCGAGCGCTTCGTGGAGTTTACGAAAACCCTGAGGCTCGGCCCGGGAATGGAGCCCACCACTGACATCGGCCCTATGGCAGGCGAGAGCTACAGGAAAAAAGTGGAGGATCAGATCCAGGAGGCAGTCTCACAGGGAGCAGCACTCCTCCACGGCGGGAAGCGCCCGAAAAAATTCAGGAAAGGCTATTTCCTTGAGCCCACGGTCCTCACCAGGGTGGACCATACCATGAGAATCGTCAAAGAGGAGACCTTTGGCCCCGTTGCTCCCATAATGACCTTCAAGACCTTCGACGAGGCCATAGAGCTTGCCAATGACTCCGACTACGGCCTGGGTGCCTGCCTTTACACCAATGACGCCAGGAAGGTGAAAAGGTTCTTCGAGGAGGTCAAGGCAGGCACCATATGGATAAACGATCCCCTCAGCGACAATGATGCCGGGCCTTTCGGCGGGATGAAGTCCACGGGCGGCGGCAGGGAGCTCGGTGAAGAGGGGATTGAGGAGTTCAGGGAGACCAAGCACGTGCACTGGGACTTTGAAATGAGAGCAAAGGAGTGGTGGTACCCCTATTAA